In Deltaproteobacteria bacterium, the genomic window TGCGTCCTTCGACTTCGCTCCGCTGGCGCTCCGCTACGCTCAGGACGAACGGTGGAAGTTCCACTTTCCGAACGGTCAGAGGTTCCACTTTCCGTTCGTCCTGAGCGTAGCGGAGCGCCAGCGGAGCGAAGTCGAAGGACGCTCCCTGGCAGCCCGTCACGGGGCGCCGGCACGCGGGCATCATGACGCTGATCCTCACCAACGAGGAGATCGAGAGCTGCTTCACCCTGGAGGAATGCTTCAGGGTGTTGGAGCCTGCGTTCATCGACTTGGGCAACGGCGCCGCGGCGAACCTGCCGCGCCAGGATCTGCTGGTGCCGGGGCCGCTGGAGGGAAGCTACCACGGCCTCAAGTCCGCCGGCGGCTCCATGCCGCGTTTCGGCGTGACCGCGGCGCGGCTGACCTCGGATATCGTCACCTGGCCGGAGGTGGACGGCGAGCGGCGCCGTGTCAAGGTGCCCCTGGCCATGGGTGACAAGTACGTGGGCCTGGTGTTCCTGTTCAGCACCGCCACCGGCGAGCTGCTGGCCATCTTCCCCGACGGCCTCGTCCAGGCCATCCGCGTGGGCGTCACCAACGCCTTGTCGGCCAAGTACATGGCGCGTCCTGAATCGTCGGTGCTCGGGCTCTACGGCTCCGGGTGGCAGGCCCGGTCGGGCCTCCTGGCCATGTGCTCGGCCATGCCCATCCGGGAGGTCCGGGTCTACAGTCCCACGGAGGAGCACCGCCAGGCCTTCGCCCGTGAAATGGACGGCCGGGTGGAGGCCGAGGTGCGCGCGGTGGACCTTCCCGAGGACGCTGCTGACGCAGCCGACATCGCGCTCCTCACCACCAACGCCCTGGAACCCTTCTTCCCGGCCGCCTGGGTCCGCAAGGGTATGCACATCGCCACCGTCCGCTCCAGCGAGATGACCGTGGACGCGCTGCTGCGCTGCGACCGGCTGGTGGTTTCCAGCCGGGAAGCGGCCCGGCTGGTGACGCTGCCGGGCGAGGAGGAACGAATCCCGGAGGCCGGCGAGGGTGACTACCGCCGAGAGGAACTGAGCGGCACCGAAGCCGATTGGAGCCGGAGACCCGAGTTGGCGGAGGTCATGGCAGGG contains:
- a CDS encoding ornithine cyclodeaminase family protein; amino-acid sequence: MTLILTNEEIESCFTLEECFRVLEPAFIDLGNGAAANLPRQDLLVPGPLEGSYHGLKSAGGSMPRFGVTAARLTSDIVTWPEVDGERRRVKVPLAMGDKYVGLVFLFSTATGELLAIFPDGLVQAIRVGVTNALSAKYMARPESSVLGLYGSGWQARSGLLAMCSAMPIREVRVYSPTEEHRQAFAREMDGRVEAEVRAVDLPEDAADAADIALLTTNALEPFFPAAWVRKGMHIATVRSSEMTVDALLRCDRLVVSSREAARLVTLPGEEERIPEAGEGDYRREELSGTEADWSRRPELAEVMAGKVAGRESEAEVTCMLNYVGLGLQFAAAGARIYELARERGLGRDLPTEWFSQDLHS